In the genome of Raphanus sativus cultivar WK10039 chromosome 4, ASM80110v3, whole genome shotgun sequence, one region contains:
- the LOC130511059 gene encoding transcription factor bHLH11-like, translating into MFDIITRFSILSPWQRPESFRKRVHYFAMETNKKLKISSELSLSDESSASSSIRPEKILEVKKESVSCRNIHKADREKIRRDKLNEQFLELGNALDPNRPKSDKASILIDTIQTLKDLMTQVDRLKAEHVTLSQESCELVQEKSELREEKTSLKSDIEILNAQYQHRVRSMVPWIPHYTYPVVPLVAITQGPVSTLPFPLHGTQNPAPSPNSCSTFMPYSASLSSKTEQKDDVGLELELNIHASSSAQQDVSGKEKKGNLTIPASSSNSYYSSSQAVQDSSLGNLNNIFKS; encoded by the exons ATGTTTGATATCATAACCCGTTTTAGTATTTTAAGTCCTTGGCAGAGACCAGAGAG TTTCAGGAAGAGAGTTCATTACTTTGCAATGGAGACAAACAAGAAGCTCAAAATTTCTTCTGAGTTGTCCTTATCTGATGAAtcctcagcttcttcttctatcAG aCCTGAGAAAATTTTGGAAGTGAAGAAAGAGTCAGTTTCTTGCCGGAATATTCATAAGGCAGACCGAGAGAAGATACGTAGAGATAAGCTCAACGAACAGTTTCTTGAGCTCGGAAATGCACTTG ATCCTAACAGGCCTAAGAGTGACAAAGCTTCGATTCTCATTGACACAATACAAACACTGAAAGATTTAATGACTCAAGTAGATAGACTAAAGGCTGAGCATGTCACACTTTCTCAAGAGTCTTGTGAG CTAGTACAAGAGAAGAGTGAGCTGAGAGAGGAGAAAACATCTCTTAAATCCGACATAGAGATTCTTAATGCTCAATATCAGCATAGAGTCAGAAGCATGGTCCCATGGATTCCACATTACACTTATCCTGTTGTCCCTTTAGTTGCCATAACCCAGGGTCCAGTCTCCACTCTGCCTTTTCCACTCCATGGAACTCAAAATCCTGCACCGTCACCTAACTCATGCTCTACCTTTATGCCCTATTCAGCCTCACTCAGTTCTAAAACCGAACAAAAAGATGATGTTGGTTTAGAGCTTGAGCTTAACATCCACGCCTCCTCTTCAGCTCAACAG GATGTTtctggaaaagaaaagaaaggaaactTGACAATCCCTGCAAGCTCATCTAATAGTTACTACTCATCATCTCAAGCTGTTCAAGATAGTTCCCTTggaaatttaaataacattttcaAGTCATAA